The following proteins are co-located in the Echinicola sp. 20G genome:
- a CDS encoding UDP-2,3-diacylglucosamine diphosphatase — MNLKLKENQKVFFASDFHLGAPDHQSSRKREDKIIRWLNNIEDEAAAIFLVGDLFDFWFEYDKVIPKGFIRFIGKIAQLRDKGIPIIFFTGNHDLWMREYFTKELGIPVYHNPINLEINHKRMLIGHGDGLGPGDTSYKFLKKVFTNKFCQKLFKWLHPDIGIAIAQKWSGSSRISNQAKNEDTFKGDDEWLWQYCKEVEEKMHFDYYIFGHRHLPLELKVGENSMYYNLGEWISQFTYGEFDGEKFSLKTFEK, encoded by the coding sequence ATGAATTTAAAATTAAAGGAAAACCAAAAAGTTTTTTTTGCTTCAGACTTCCACCTCGGAGCACCAGACCATCAATCCAGTAGAAAGAGAGAAGACAAAATCATCCGATGGCTCAATAACATTGAAGATGAAGCCGCAGCCATATTTTTGGTTGGTGACCTTTTTGATTTTTGGTTTGAGTATGACAAGGTCATTCCCAAAGGCTTTATTCGGTTTATTGGAAAAATTGCACAATTACGGGATAAAGGAATTCCTATTATTTTCTTTACTGGAAATCATGATTTATGGATGAGGGAATATTTTACGAAAGAGCTTGGTATTCCTGTTTATCACAACCCCATCAATTTGGAAATCAACCACAAGAGAATGCTAATCGGGCACGGTGATGGATTAGGACCTGGTGACACAAGTTATAAATTCCTCAAAAAAGTATTTACCAATAAGTTCTGCCAAAAACTCTTTAAGTGGCTACATCCAGACATTGGCATTGCTATCGCACAAAAATGGTCTGGGAGTAGTAGGATTAGCAACCAAGCCAAGAACGAAGATACTTTCAAAGGCGATGATGAATGGCTTTGGCAGTACTGTAAAGAAGTAGAAGAAAAGATGCATTTTGATTATTATATTTTTGGTCACAGGCATCTCCCTTTGGAGCTAAAGGTAGGAGAAAACTCCATGTACTACAACCTAGGGGAATGGATAAGTCAGTTTACTTATGGTGAATTTGATGGTGAGAAGTTTTCCTTGAAAACATTCGAAAAATGA
- the rsfS gene encoding ribosome silencing factor, producing MTAEELSKIIVKGMEERKASDIVVMDLRDINNSVSDFFVICSGSSDTQIEAISDAIEEEVFKSNKERPWRCEGKNNRQWILVDYVNVVAHIFLKDKREFYGLEELWGDAKITEIV from the coding sequence ATGACAGCAGAAGAGCTGAGTAAAATAATTGTGAAAGGAATGGAGGAACGAAAAGCTTCCGACATTGTGGTGATGGATTTGAGAGATATAAATAATTCTGTTTCTGATTTTTTCGTGATTTGTTCCGGATCATCTGACACCCAGATTGAGGCCATTTCAGACGCTATAGAAGAAGAAGTATTCAAATCAAACAAAGAAAGACCTTGGAGATGTGAGGGAAAAAACAACCGTCAATGGATCCTAGTGGATTACGTGAATGTAGTTGCCCACATTTTCCTTAAAGATAAAAGAGAGTTTTATGGACTTGAAGAACTGTGGGGAGATGCAAAAATCACCGAAATTGTCTAA
- the ftsH gene encoding ATP-dependent zinc metalloprotease FtsH: protein MSEKNKNKKFIPKPPQKPNFQLWLIVTAVIVLIGITWFNQRSAVIDITMKRFEDMVLSNDVEKVEVIYNQNYVEVTLRESALENQRYKDELESQNPFFNPAGPHYKITVASVDKFIEDFDNLEEKLPENERIGYKARQEESWGNWFGSFGFLILVFFLFWIMMRRMAGPSGPGGQIFNVGKSKAQLFDAENKVKITFDNVAGLDEAKEEVQEIVEFLKNPGKFTKLGGKIPKGALLVGPPGTGKTLLAKAVAGEAGVPFFTLSGSDFVEMFVGVGAARVRDLFKQAKEKAPCIIFIDEIDAIGRSRGKGQMPGSNDERENTLNSLLVEMDGFGTDTGVIVLAATNRPDVLDSALLRPGRFDRQISIDKPDIVGREAIFKVHLSPIKTSSDIDPKKLAAQTPGFAGAEIANVCNEAALIAARRNKAAVDMQDFQDAVDRVIGGLEKKNKIISPEEKKIVAYHEAGHAVAGWFLEHADPLVKVSIVPRGIAALGYAQYLPKEQFLYQTEQLIDEMCMTLGGRAAEELTFGKISTGALSDLERVTKMAYSIVSVYGMNDKIGNVSFYDSKGNDYKFSKPYSESTAETIDEEVRKLINFAYERTKELLSKRKPELETLAQELLEKEIIFQSDLEKLIGKRPFDKETTYEAFTRKENKKEDDSDEAVSEKGNSTDVEESLSEKKE from the coding sequence ATGAGTGAAAAAAACAAAAATAAAAAATTCATCCCTAAACCGCCTCAAAAGCCCAATTTCCAGCTTTGGCTTATTGTCACGGCTGTAATTGTACTGATTGGCATTACTTGGTTTAACCAAAGAAGTGCGGTGATTGATATCACCATGAAGCGGTTTGAGGACATGGTGTTGAGTAATGATGTAGAAAAGGTAGAGGTAATATACAACCAAAACTATGTTGAAGTTACGCTGAGGGAATCCGCCCTCGAGAACCAACGATATAAGGATGAGTTAGAATCGCAAAACCCATTCTTTAATCCAGCTGGACCGCACTACAAAATCACTGTTGCTTCAGTTGATAAGTTTATTGAAGACTTCGACAATCTAGAAGAAAAGCTTCCTGAAAACGAAAGAATTGGCTACAAAGCCAGACAAGAAGAGAGCTGGGGCAATTGGTTTGGCAGCTTTGGGTTCTTGATCTTGGTATTCTTCCTCTTCTGGATCATGATGAGAAGAATGGCTGGACCTAGTGGCCCAGGGGGACAAATCTTCAATGTCGGCAAATCAAAGGCTCAGTTATTTGATGCGGAAAACAAAGTAAAGATTACTTTTGACAATGTAGCTGGACTTGATGAGGCTAAAGAAGAGGTTCAAGAAATCGTTGAATTCTTGAAAAACCCTGGAAAATTCACCAAGCTTGGAGGTAAGATTCCTAAAGGCGCATTACTGGTAGGCCCTCCAGGCACAGGTAAAACCCTTCTGGCTAAAGCCGTAGCTGGTGAGGCTGGCGTACCTTTCTTTACACTTTCCGGTTCCGACTTTGTGGAAATGTTTGTGGGTGTTGGTGCAGCAAGAGTACGTGACCTATTTAAACAAGCAAAAGAAAAAGCACCATGTATCATCTTCATTGATGAGATTGATGCTATTGGTAGATCAAGAGGAAAAGGGCAAATGCCTGGTTCCAATGATGAGCGTGAAAACACTTTGAACTCCTTGTTGGTAGAAATGGATGGCTTTGGAACGGATACTGGTGTAATCGTTTTGGCGGCTACCAACCGACCTGATGTGTTGGATAGCGCTCTATTGAGACCAGGCCGTTTTGACCGTCAAATCAGCATAGACAAGCCTGATATAGTAGGCCGTGAAGCCATTTTCAAGGTTCACTTGTCTCCTATCAAAACCAGTTCTGACATTGACCCTAAAAAATTGGCTGCCCAGACCCCAGGTTTTGCTGGTGCAGAAATAGCCAATGTCTGTAATGAAGCCGCTTTGATCGCTGCCAGAAGGAACAAAGCAGCTGTTGATATGCAAGACTTCCAAGATGCAGTAGACCGTGTCATCGGTGGTCTTGAGAAGAAAAACAAAATCATCTCTCCAGAAGAGAAAAAGATTGTTGCTTATCACGAAGCTGGCCACGCCGTAGCAGGCTGGTTCTTGGAGCACGCTGATCCATTGGTCAAAGTAAGTATTGTTCCAAGAGGAATTGCCGCTTTGGGTTACGCGCAATACCTACCTAAGGAACAATTCCTTTATCAGACTGAGCAGCTAATTGATGAAATGTGTATGACCTTGGGTGGCCGTGCTGCTGAGGAATTAACCTTCGGGAAAATTTCTACTGGTGCGCTATCTGATTTGGAGAGAGTTACAAAGATGGCCTATTCGATCGTTTCTGTTTATGGAATGAACGATAAAATCGGAAATGTATCCTTCTATGACAGCAAAGGAAATGATTATAAATTCAGCAAGCCTTATTCCGAATCTACAGCAGAGACGATTGATGAAGAAGTAAGAAAGTTGATCAACTTTGCATACGAGAGAACCAAAGAGCTTTTGAGCAAAAGAAAGCCAGAATTGGAGACTCTTGCTCAAGAATTACTAGAAAAGGAAATCATCTTCCAGTCCGACCTTGAAAAGCTGATCGGTAAGCGTCCTTTTGACAAGGAAACTACTTATGAAGCTTTTACAAGAAAAGAAAACAAAAAAGAAGACGATAGTGATGAGGCCGTTTCAGAAAAGGGCAACTCCACAGATGTGGAAGAAAGTTTGAGCGAGAAAAAAGAGTAG
- a CDS encoding biotin--[acetyl-CoA-carboxylase] ligase yields MHKILANTVFLGKDVVYMTECHSTNDIAAEKLRDGSAKEGSIIITDKQTKGRGQRGNKWYSEPEKNLTFSLVLTPNFLKAMEQFELNKVVSLAVRDALSVYAEGICVKWPNDIVHQSRGKIGGILIENMISKENLESSIIGVGLNINQTEFPFPGPVSMANLAGDVLDKWQVLESILIHLEKRYLQLKKKNHAAIHMDYWQHLYQKEQWCHYEDITGEFSGRIRAVNQQGMLEIEKTDESINLYAHKEVRFL; encoded by the coding sequence ATGCATAAAATCCTTGCCAATACTGTTTTTCTTGGAAAAGATGTTGTTTACATGACAGAGTGTCATTCCACGAATGACATAGCCGCGGAGAAGCTCAGGGACGGCTCTGCCAAAGAAGGTAGCATAATCATCACAGACAAGCAAACCAAAGGTAGGGGGCAAAGGGGAAATAAATGGTACAGTGAGCCTGAAAAGAACCTGACTTTTTCTCTTGTCCTGACCCCTAATTTCCTGAAGGCAATGGAGCAGTTTGAGCTAAATAAAGTGGTCTCCTTAGCGGTCAGAGATGCCCTATCGGTCTATGCAGAAGGGATTTGTGTGAAGTGGCCCAATGATATAGTTCATCAAAGTAGAGGGAAAATTGGAGGCATTTTGATAGAAAATATGATTTCAAAAGAGAATTTGGAATCAAGTATTATTGGGGTTGGACTTAATATCAATCAAACTGAATTTCCTTTTCCTGGCCCAGTTTCCATGGCCAATCTGGCAGGAGATGTGTTGGACAAATGGCAAGTACTTGAAAGTATTTTGATTCATTTGGAAAAAAGATACCTTCAATTAAAGAAAAAAAACCATGCAGCCATTCATATGGATTATTGGCAACATTTGTATCAAAAAGAACAATGGTGCCATTATGAAGATATAACTGGAGAATTCAGTGGGAGAATCAGGGCTGTAAATCAACAGGGAATGCTTGAAATTGAAAAAACAGATGAGTCTATAAACCTTTATGCGCACAAAGAAGTTAGATTCCTCTAA
- a CDS encoding peptidylprolyl isomerase, giving the protein MSVATKGSTVKVHYTGKLKDGTVFDSSENREPLQFTVGDGNMIKGFDAAVNGMEVGQDKSVTIPSDEAYGAKRDDMMIDVPVEQVPADIKPEVGMDLSIQNQQGQPVPVKVVHVDQEKITLDANHPLAGEDLIFDIQLVEIN; this is encoded by the coding sequence ATGTCTGTAGCAACTAAAGGAAGTACGGTAAAAGTACACTACACAGGTAAGTTAAAAGACGGAACAGTATTCGATTCTTCTGAAAACAGAGAACCACTTCAATTTACAGTGGGCGATGGAAATATGATCAAAGGTTTTGATGCTGCTGTTAATGGAATGGAAGTAGGTCAGGACAAGAGCGTTACTATTCCTTCTGATGAAGCTTATGGAGCAAAGAGGGATGATATGATGATTGATGTGCCAGTAGAGCAAGTACCTGCGGACATTAAGCCAGAAGTGGGAATGGATCTATCGATTCAAAACCAGCAGGGTCAACCAGTTCCTGTTAAGGTAGTTCACGTAGATCAAGAAAAAATCACTTTGGATGCTAACCATCCATTGGCTGGTGAAGATTTGATTTTCGATATCCAACTGGTAGAAATTAATTGA
- a CDS encoding PAS domain-containing sensor histidine kinase, protein MDYKVGLLGRVVLLTLTLFVLSYAILNESGVFLTSLFIILVIAQLIFLINYAESSFKKVRQFLDNIKQNNYATVYPVKFDGTETDDLHIEFNAILAKLKEDQAEKEANYQYFRSVFQHLSIGLITFEEDGRIQILNTAAKRMLNIDQLIYIQEIEQVNKELHNAIQTLRTGGSELIKIAHPDGIMQLSVYVIELVLRGVKFKLVSLQNIQSELEEKEMEAWQNLVRVLTHEIMNSIAPISSLASTIKGDIQNQMDKNQDVPIGDVEDYLMGISTIEKRSEGLIDFVSDFRSLAHIPVPKFSAIRIEELFEQLSILFHNQIDQSHISCEKKIEPQDLLLFADSSLIEQVLINIIQNAIHAVEEAEVKKISLRAFIDEAGKIIIEISDTGKGIEEEALNKIFIPFFTTKKKGSGIGLSLSKQIMRRHKGNIQVQSTLGKGTTFKLIFNA, encoded by the coding sequence ATGGATTATAAAGTCGGATTATTAGGGAGAGTCGTTTTACTTACCCTGACTCTCTTTGTCCTTTCTTATGCAATATTAAATGAATCGGGAGTGTTTCTCACCTCCCTTTTCATCATTTTGGTCATTGCCCAACTTATCTTCCTAATCAATTATGCAGAGAGCAGCTTTAAGAAGGTAAGACAGTTTTTGGACAACATCAAACAAAACAATTACGCCACTGTTTATCCTGTCAAGTTTGACGGAACTGAAACCGACGACTTGCATATTGAGTTCAATGCCATTCTTGCCAAACTTAAGGAAGATCAAGCAGAAAAGGAGGCCAATTACCAATATTTCCGCTCAGTATTCCAACACCTGAGTATTGGGCTGATCACTTTTGAGGAAGATGGTCGCATACAAATCCTGAACACCGCAGCCAAGCGAATGCTGAATATCGATCAACTAATCTATATTCAGGAAATAGAACAAGTCAATAAAGAGCTCCACAATGCCATCCAGACCCTAAGAACAGGAGGAAGTGAATTGATCAAAATAGCTCATCCTGATGGCATCATGCAGTTGTCTGTCTATGTGATAGAACTGGTTCTTAGAGGCGTGAAATTCAAGCTTGTTTCCTTACAGAATATCCAAAGTGAATTGGAGGAAAAAGAAATGGAAGCATGGCAAAACCTGGTCCGTGTCCTGACGCATGAAATCATGAACAGCATTGCGCCTATTTCCTCTTTGGCTTCTACCATTAAAGGAGATATTCAAAATCAAATGGACAAAAATCAAGATGTCCCTATTGGAGATGTGGAAGATTATCTGATGGGCATTTCCACCATTGAAAAAAGAAGTGAAGGCTTGATTGATTTTGTCAGTGACTTCAGAAGTCTTGCACATATCCCTGTGCCAAAATTCTCTGCCATACGAATTGAAGAATTATTCGAACAGTTGAGCATCTTGTTTCATAATCAAATTGATCAATCCCATATTTCTTGCGAAAAGAAAATTGAGCCACAGGACCTTTTGTTATTTGCTGACAGCTCTTTGATCGAGCAAGTACTGATCAATATTATCCAAAACGCCATTCATGCAGTAGAGGAAGCTGAGGTCAAAAAAATTAGCCTAAGGGCCTTTATCGATGAGGCAGGAAAAATCATCATTGAAATATCAGATACTGGCAAAGGCATAGAAGAGGAAGCCTTGAACAAAATTTTCATCCCATTCTTCACCACTAAAAAGAAAGGGTCAGGAATTGGGCTAAGCCTTTCAAAACAAATTATGCGCAGACACAAAGGAAACATTCAAGTACAATCAACCCTTGGAAAAGGCACTACTTTCAAATTGATTTTCAATGCGTAG
- a CDS encoding UDP-2,3-diacylglucosamine diphosphatase yields MKTQFKTIVVSDIHLGTKGSKAKEVVRFLKKYRCENLILNGDIIDGWQLKKSGSWKRKHTRFFNRILKMIDNDQTKVYYLRGNHDDFLDQILPLQIGNLSIQKDLIYHSNGKKYMVLHGDVFDSITTNLRWIAYMGDIGYTFLLWLNRLVNYHRRKRGLSYFSLSQYVKGKVKSAVSYIDKYEQELAMMAKAKGCDGIICGHIHKAEARIIDGIEYYNSGDWVETMSALAEDYEGNWQLIYYNEIDFGKVTTDDKIIPMPQNDESYSAVSFTKSNDDLELPPFRF; encoded by the coding sequence TTGAAAACACAATTCAAAACAATCGTCGTTTCAGATATTCATTTGGGAACCAAAGGGTCCAAAGCCAAGGAAGTGGTTCGCTTTCTCAAAAAATACCGTTGTGAAAACCTTATCCTGAATGGAGACATTATAGACGGTTGGCAATTGAAAAAATCTGGATCCTGGAAAAGGAAGCATACCCGTTTTTTTAATAGGATTCTTAAAATGATAGACAATGACCAAACTAAAGTCTATTACCTAAGAGGCAACCATGATGACTTTTTGGACCAAATCCTTCCTCTACAAATAGGCAACCTTTCCATTCAAAAAGACCTGATCTATCATTCCAATGGAAAGAAATACATGGTGCTTCATGGCGATGTGTTTGATAGTATCACTACCAATCTCCGCTGGATTGCCTACATGGGAGACATTGGATACACTTTTTTATTGTGGTTAAACCGTTTGGTAAATTACCACAGACGTAAAAGAGGCCTTTCTTACTTTTCACTTTCACAATATGTAAAGGGCAAAGTAAAATCAGCAGTGTCTTATATAGACAAATATGAGCAGGAGCTAGCGATGATGGCCAAAGCAAAAGGCTGCGATGGAATCATCTGCGGTCATATTCACAAAGCAGAAGCCAGAATCATTGATGGCATTGAATATTATAATTCTGGTGACTGGGTAGAAACCATGAGTGCTTTGGCGGAGGACTATGAAGGAAACTGGCAACTCATTTATTATAATGAAATCGACTTTGGTAAAGTTACGACTGATGACAAAATCATTCCTATGCCACAAAATGATGAATCCTATTCTGCCGTTTCGTTCACTAAATCAAACGACGACTTAGAATTGCCACCTTTTAGGTTTTAA
- a CDS encoding glycosyltransferase family protein, whose amino-acid sequence MKFIFIVQGEGRGHMTQAISLFDQLTKLGHEVSDVLIGRSNRRTLPQFVKENIKTNIIQFDSPNFITDQKEKSINISKTLRYNFLKTGRFYNSLKLIDQTVQQSQPDVIVNFYDLLAGIYNFIFRPKSSFWAIGHQYLIYHPEFPFASGSPIQKVLFKFNTWITALNADKLLALSFRNLNSGHSKKLSVLPPLLRPQVKALDAQKGDFILTYMVNSGYAEEAIAFAKKNPHIKIEAFWDKKDMPNPYMPSANLTFHQINDVLFLEKMASCKGLISTAGFESICEAMYFGKKVMMIPVKGQYEQACNALDASISEAGILHHEFDFEKFDNFLNLQQEPHHIFVNWEKLLRAKLLEILELEETSSYSRSPIIPKYADS is encoded by the coding sequence ATGAAGTTTATTTTCATCGTTCAAGGAGAAGGACGTGGGCACATGACCCAAGCCATTTCATTGTTTGATCAATTGACAAAGTTGGGACATGAGGTTTCAGATGTGCTTATTGGCAGAAGCAATAGAAGGACACTCCCTCAGTTTGTAAAAGAAAACATTAAGACCAACATCATCCAATTCGACAGTCCTAATTTTATTACAGATCAGAAAGAAAAGTCCATCAACATTTCAAAAACCCTTAGATACAATTTTTTAAAGACAGGAAGATTCTACAATAGCCTAAAATTGATCGATCAAACTGTACAGCAAAGCCAACCAGACGTAATTGTCAATTTCTATGATCTTCTTGCAGGCATCTATAATTTTATTTTTCGACCTAAGTCATCATTCTGGGCCATTGGACATCAATACTTGATTTACCATCCCGAATTCCCTTTTGCCTCTGGCTCACCAATTCAAAAAGTGTTATTTAAGTTCAACACTTGGATCACAGCACTTAATGCAGACAAGCTCCTCGCCCTTTCATTCAGAAACCTGAACAGCGGACACTCAAAAAAGCTATCTGTTCTACCTCCCTTATTAAGACCTCAAGTAAAAGCATTGGATGCCCAAAAGGGAGATTTTATCCTGACATACATGGTCAATTCAGGGTATGCAGAAGAGGCCATTGCTTTCGCAAAGAAAAACCCTCACATCAAGATCGAAGCTTTTTGGGACAAAAAGGACATGCCCAATCCCTATATGCCATCGGCCAATCTCACCTTCCATCAAATCAATGATGTTTTGTTCTTGGAAAAGATGGCCAGCTGTAAAGGACTTATTTCCACCGCAGGTTTTGAATCCATATGCGAAGCCATGTACTTTGGCAAAAAAGTGATGATGATCCCTGTTAAGGGACAGTACGAACAGGCATGTAATGCATTGGACGCCAGCATATCTGAAGCAGGTATCCTACACCATGAATTTGACTTTGAAAAATTCGACAATTTTCTAAACTTACAGCAGGAACCTCATCACATTTTTGTAAATTGGGAAAAGCTCCTGAGAGCAAAGCTTTTGGAAATCTTGGAACTGGAGGAAACTTCTTCCTATTCGAGAAGCCCAATCATCCCAAAATATGCCGATTCCTGA
- a CDS encoding sigma-54 dependent transcriptional regulator translates to MEETSLGKILIVDDNEDLLFAAKMLLKKYAKEVTIEKDPRRIPFLVNNNNYDVILLDMNFTEDTTSGKEGFHWLKQIKEIDPKAVVILITAFGDVEMAVQALKEGATDFILKPWQNEKLLATLSAASRLKESYDQVDTISKKSKQLQADMKKPFSEIIGQSATMKNIFSIIDKVAQTDANVLILGENGTGKELIARAIHDRSLRMDEIFVGVDMGAITETLFESELFGHKRGAFTDAKEDRAGRFEVADKGTLFLDEIGNLSMPLQSKLLTVLQKREVTRIGTNKSIPVDIRLICATNMKVHEMVMDNTFRQDLLYRINTVEIFLPPLRERQDDIPLLANHFLKVYAKKYRKNFEGFKPAALQLLQHYSWPGNIRELQHAIERAIIMAEGDELDSRDFFFLSSKPATEKVNHNATLNLDEVEKNVIQKAIDKNGGNISKAAKELGLTRASLYRRLEKYGL, encoded by the coding sequence ATGGAAGAAACTAGCCTTGGGAAAATCTTAATCGTCGATGATAACGAGGACTTACTGTTTGCAGCAAAAATGCTTTTAAAAAAGTATGCAAAGGAAGTAACTATCGAAAAAGACCCTCGACGAATTCCATTTCTGGTAAACAACAATAATTATGATGTCATATTACTTGACATGAACTTCACCGAGGACACCACCTCAGGCAAAGAAGGCTTCCATTGGTTAAAACAGATCAAAGAAATAGACCCTAAAGCGGTTGTCATATTGATCACCGCATTTGGTGATGTAGAAATGGCTGTTCAGGCCCTAAAAGAAGGAGCCACGGACTTTATATTAAAGCCTTGGCAAAATGAAAAACTACTGGCTACCCTATCTGCCGCCAGCCGCCTTAAGGAAAGCTACGACCAAGTAGATACCATTTCCAAAAAATCCAAGCAGCTTCAGGCTGACATGAAGAAGCCCTTCTCAGAAATTATTGGGCAGAGTGCTACCATGAAGAACATATTTTCCATCATAGACAAGGTTGCCCAAACTGACGCCAATGTACTGATTTTGGGAGAGAATGGAACCGGAAAAGAGCTTATCGCCAGGGCCATTCATGACAGGTCATTAAGAATGGATGAGATATTTGTGGGAGTTGACATGGGCGCTATTACTGAAACTTTATTTGAAAGTGAGCTTTTTGGTCACAAAAGAGGTGCCTTTACCGATGCCAAAGAAGATAGGGCTGGAAGATTTGAAGTAGCAGATAAAGGCACATTGTTCTTGGACGAAATCGGCAATTTAAGCATGCCTTTGCAGTCTAAGCTATTGACGGTCCTTCAAAAGAGAGAAGTCACCAGAATTGGCACCAACAAATCCATCCCTGTGGATATTCGACTAATCTGTGCGACAAACATGAAAGTTCATGAGATGGTTATGGACAACACCTTCAGACAGGATTTACTCTATAGAATCAACACAGTCGAAATCTTCTTGCCTCCTTTAAGGGAACGACAAGATGATATCCCCCTTCTTGCAAACCACTTTCTCAAGGTCTATGCAAAAAAATACAGAAAAAACTTTGAAGGCTTCAAACCTGCCGCATTACAGCTTTTGCAACACTACAGTTGGCCAGGAAACATCAGGGAATTGCAGCATGCGATAGAACGTGCCATCATCATGGCCGAAGGTGATGAATTGGACAGCAGAGACTTCTTCTTCCTTTCTTCAAAGCCAGCCACAGAAAAAGTCAACCACAATGCTACTCTCAATCTAGATGAAGTGGAAAAAAATGTAATTCAAAAAGCCATCGACAAAAACGGAGGCAATATTTCTAAAGCAGCAAAAGAGCTGGGCTTAACCAGGGCTTCTCTCTATAGAAGATTGGAAAAATATGGATTATAA
- the ahcY gene encoding adenosylhomocysteinase — protein MSEIKSKYIKYKVKDISLADWGRKEIRLAEAEMPGLMALRTEYGESKPLQGARIAGCLHMTIQTAVLIETLVELGAEVTWSSCNIFSTQDHAAAAIAAAGISVYAWKGLSEEDFDWCIEQTLFFGEERQPLNMILDDGGDLTNMVFDKYPELVAGIKGLSEETTTGVHRLYDRMKNGTLLIPAINVNDSVTKSKFDNKYGCKESLVDAIRRATDVMLAGKVAVVAGYGDVGKGSAASLRGAGARVIVTEIDPICALQASMDGFEVKKMIDAAAEADIVVTATGNKDIITGEHFKVMKDKAIVCNIGHFDNEIDVAWLNTNYGHTKDEIKPQVDLYNVEGNDIILLAEGRLVNLGCATGHPSFVMSNSFTNQTLAQLELWNNTDQYENKVYVLPKHLDEKVAALHLGKLGVELDELSEDQAKYIGVEVAGPFKPDYYRY, from the coding sequence ATGTCAGAAATTAAATCAAAATACATCAAGTATAAAGTAAAGGATATTTCTTTGGCTGATTGGGGCCGTAAGGAAATTAGATTGGCAGAAGCCGAAATGCCTGGTTTGATGGCATTGAGAACCGAATATGGAGAGTCAAAACCACTTCAAGGTGCCAGAATTGCAGGATGTCTTCACATGACCATCCAGACCGCTGTTTTGATCGAAACGTTGGTGGAACTGGGTGCCGAGGTGACTTGGTCTTCATGTAACATCTTTTCTACCCAAGACCATGCTGCTGCTGCTATTGCTGCTGCTGGCATTTCAGTTTATGCTTGGAAAGGACTTTCTGAGGAAGATTTTGATTGGTGTATCGAGCAAACTTTGTTCTTTGGAGAAGAGAGACAGCCTCTTAACATGATCCTTGATGATGGAGGGGATTTGACCAATATGGTTTTTGATAAATACCCTGAGTTGGTTGCTGGTATCAAAGGTCTTTCTGAAGAAACTACCACTGGTGTACACAGGCTTTATGATAGGATGAAAAATGGAACACTTCTTATTCCAGCTATCAATGTAAACGACTCTGTAACCAAATCTAAATTTGACAATAAATACGGTTGTAAGGAATCATTGGTAGATGCTATCAGAAGAGCTACCGATGTGATGCTTGCTGGTAAAGTAGCTGTTGTGGCGGGGTATGGTGATGTAGGAAAAGGTTCTGCAGCTTCTCTTAGAGGTGCCGGTGCCCGTGTAATTGTAACCGAAATTGATCCGATTTGTGCACTTCAGGCTTCTATGGATGGTTTTGAGGTGAAGAAAATGATAGATGCTGCAGCTGAGGCTGATATTGTAGTGACCGCAACAGGTAACAAAGACATCATTACAGGCGAGCATTTCAAAGTGATGAAGGATAAAGCTATCGTATGTAACATTGGTCACTTTGACAATGAGATAGATGTAGCTTGGTTGAATACCAATTACGGTCACACTAAAGATGAAATCAAGCCACAAGTGGACCTTTATAATGTAGAAGGTAATGACATCATTTTGCTTGCAGAGGGCAGGTTGGTGAACTTGGGTTGTGCTACTGGTCACCCTTCATTTGTGATGTCGAATTCCTTTACTAACCAAACTTTGGCGCAGTTGGAGCTTTGGAACAATACTGACCAATATGAAAATAAAGTGTATGTATTACCGAAGCATTTGGATGAGAAGGTAGCAGCTTTGCATTTAGGTAAATTAGGTGTAGAGTTGGATGAGCTCTCAGAAGATCAAGCCAAATATATTGGTGTTGAAGTAGCTGGGCCATTCAAGCCAGATTATTATAGATACTAA